The following coding sequences lie in one Fusarium poae strain DAOMC 252244 chromosome 1, whole genome shotgun sequence genomic window:
- the NMT1_1 gene encoding glycylpeptide N-tetradecanoyltransferase (BUSCO:30880at5125) — protein sequence MSTDKITFLTNWHATPYHAPLYLAQAKGYFKEEGIKVALLEPNDPSDVTEIIGTGKVDLGFKAMIHTLAAKARNFPVQSIGSLLDEPFTGVVYLKDSGITTDFRTLKGKRIGYVGEFGKIQIDELTSHYGMTPEDYTAVRCGMNVSKAITKGEIDAGIGLENVQMVELEEWLAAQGRPKDDVQMLRIDELAELGCCCFCTILYIGNETFLSENPEKVRSFLRAVKRATDFVLAEPDKAWAEYVDFKPVMGTELNRKIFERSFAYFSKDLKNVRRDWDKVTKYGKRLGVLDDSFEPNYTNSYLEWTLSGESSDPTGDQKRIAQLQKDVAASGGFHRLEAEAPHAKA from the exons ATGTCGACTGACAAGATCACTTTCCTCACCAACTG GCACGCTACGCCTTACCACGCCCCGCTGTACCTGGCCCAAGCCAAGGGATACTTCAAGGAGGAGGGAATCAAGGTCGCTCTTCTTGAGCCCAATGATCCTAGT GATGTCACTGAGATCATTGGAACTGGCAAGGTCGATCTTGGTTTCAAGGCCATGATTCACACTCTGGCTGCCAAGGCTCGGAACTTCCCCGTCCAGTCAATCGGCAGTCTTCTCGACGAGCCCTTCACTGGAGTTGTCTACCTTAAGGACTCGGGAATTACCACCGACTTCCGCACCCTCAAGGGCAAGCGCATTGGCTACGTCGGCGAGTTTGGCAAGATTCAGATTGATGAACTCACCTCGCACTACGGCATGACACCCGAGGACTACACGGCTGTGCGCTGTGGTATGAACGTCTCCAAGGCCATCACCAAGGGCGAGATCGACGCCGGTATCGGTCTGGAGAACGTTCAGATGGTTGAGCTTGAGGAGTGGCTCGCTGCCCAGGGCCGTCCCAAGGACGATGTTCAGATGCTGCGCATCGATGAACTTGCCGAGCTTggatgctgctgcttctgTACCATCCTCTACATCGGAAACGAGACCTTCCTGTCTGAAAACCCCGAAAAAGTACGCTCGTTCCTCCGCGCCGTCAAAAGGGCGACCGACTTTGTCCTCGCGGAGCCTGACAAGGCATGGGCCGAGTACGTCGACTTTAAGCCTGTCATGGGCACAGAACTGAACCGAAAGATCTTTGAACGTAGCTTTGCGTACTTCAGCAAGGATCTCAAGAATGTTCGTCGTGACTGGGACAAGGTTACCAAGTATGGAAAGCGTCTTGGTGTGCTTGATGACAGCTTTGAGCCCAACTACACCAACTCGTACCTTGAGTGGACTCTGTCTGGAGAGTCCAGTGACCCTACCGGTGACCAGAAGCGCATTGCTCAGTTGCAGAAGGATGTTGCTGCCTCTGGTGGCTTCCACCGTCTTGAGGCTGAGGCTCCTCACGCCAAAGCATAA
- a CDS encoding hypothetical protein (TransMembrane:1 (i45-71o)): MAPKREQESALLNPQIENHEDTDEDSESFHYIPPPRRRRCTACRCFGWTMTFLTVVLISGLTGAWISMAYLEIDQTCAMHTTKWSPVLKDIAIKYREQHFDGNFMQENKFRKNGSAEVDKAWESLGVDYRPGVISYKDGIASGLTDAHVQVSPEHGGGFIVNVEGMHHLHCLNLVRKSLYFNYDHYKHMGGHAFKNDGEVFRLHVTHCLDTIRQVLMCNVDTGVLGQVWYDKKDPNAFPDFNTKHTCKNYDDIRKWAKSLQAPPPEKLPENFLASPHDVLEFTP, from the exons ATGGCTCCAAAACGAGAACAAGAATCTGCGCTCTTGAACCCTCAGATCGAGAATCATGAAGACACAGATGAAGACTCAGAGTCCTTTCACTATATCCCTCCTCCTCGAAGGCGTCGTTGTACAGCATGCAGATGCTTCGGGTGGACCATGACATTCCTCACAGTCGTCCTCATCTCAGGACTCACCGGTGCCTGGATCTCAATGGCATATCTCGAGATCGACCAGACCTGTGCCATGCATACAACAAAGTGGT CGCCAGTTCTTAAAGACATTGCGATAAAGTACCGAGAGCAACATTTCGATGGCAACTTTATGCAAGAGAACAAGTTCCGCAAGAATGGCTCGGCCGAAGTTGACAAGGCATGGGAATCATTGGGAGTCGATT ATCGACCTGGTGTTATCTCTTATAAGGATGGCATTGCCAGCGGCCTCACTGATGCTCACGTTCAAGTCAGCCCCGAACATGGTGGCGGCTTCATTGTCAACGTTGAGGGCATGCACCACCTTCATTGCCTG AACCTCGTCCGTAAGAGTCTGTACTTTAATTACGATCACTACAAACACATGGGCGGACACGCCTTTAAGAATGACGGCGAAGTCTTCCGTCTACACGTCA CACATTGTCTCGATACCATCCGCCAGGTTCTCATGTGCAACGTTGATACTGGTGTTCTTGGACAAGTTTGGTATGACAAGAAAGACCCAAATGCGTTCCCAGACTTCAACACCAAGCATACTTGCAAGAACTACGACGACATCAGGAAGTGGGCAAAGTCACTTCAG GCTCCCCCTCCCGAGAAACTTCCGGAAAACTTCCTCGCCAGTCCACATGATGTTCTTGAGTTCACTCCATGA
- a CDS encoding hypothetical protein (SECRETED:SignalP(1-17)), which translates to MKFSVLSLLALAAGAIAAPAPVPAPEAAPEPGQTYKNYGSYPKQYSNYGSYNYKKYSNYGHYKRDEEVEKREAAPEPEPEPGYSHYGSYPPKKYTNYGSYNYKKYSNYGHYKRDEDVEKREAEPEPAGKYSSYGTYPTKYSNYGSYPTKYTNYGSYNYKSYGTYGTYKRASDWVKSFF; encoded by the exons ATGAAGTTCTCCGTTCTTTCTCTCCTCGCTCTTGCTGCTGGTGCCATCGCTGCACCGGCTCCAGTTCCTGCCCCAGAAGCTGCCCCGGAGCCAGGCCAGACGTACAAGAACTACG GATCTTATCCCAAGCAGTACTCCAACTATG GCAGCTACAACTACAAGAAGTATTCCAACTACGGACACTACAAGCGGGATGAAGAGGTAGAGAAGCGTGAGGCCGCACCCGAGCCTGAGCCAGAACCCGGCTACTCTCACTATG GAAGCTACCCTCCTAAGAAGTACACCAACTATG GAAGCTACAACTACAAGAAGTATTCCAACTACGGACACTACAAGCGCGACGAAGATGTAGAGAAGCGCGAGGCCGAGCCTGAGCCTGCTGGCAAGTACTCTAGCTATG GAACATACCCAACCAAGTACTCCAACTACG GATCGTACCCCACGAAATACACCAACTACG GCTCTTACAACTACAAGAGTTACGGAACCTATGGCACATACAAGAGAGCCAGCGACTGGGTCAAGTCCTTTTTCTAA
- a CDS encoding hypothetical protein (TransMembrane:11 (o51-69i81-105o132-154i161-180o192-212i283-304o324-351i384-401o413-437i449-473o499-518i)) has translation MSSHDVEKKDLGYDVASPPTKDVGLGEDQHIRGLETSAETSLHRGLKARHITMIAIGGAIGTGLIIGTGKALAQAGPGSVFICYTLVGFVVFLVMAALGEMAAWLPMSAGFTGYASRFCDPSLGFALGWTYWFKYIIVTPNQLTAAALVIQYWVDRDTVNPGVFIAIFLVVICVINYFGIKFFGELEFWLSSFKVITIIGIILFSLVLALGGGPDHDRKGFRYWSNPGAFKPYIMEGDAGRFLGFWSCMVNATFAYLGTELVGVTVAEAQNPRKTIPHAIKLTFYRILFFYCLSVLLVGMIVPYNSEELAFATTAKAGASASPFVVAGTIAGVKVVPHIINACICIFVFSASNSDLYIASRTLYGLASDGSAPAIFKKTNKDGVPIYALGMSASFCLLAFMNVSDDSTKVFGYFVNLTTIFGLLSWISILTTHIFWCRAKKAQGLSNEALPYVAPFGMWGSVGALAMCILIALTKNYDVFVRDKESGKIMGGEKYKTFITGYLGIPVYLILIFGHKFITKSRGIKPHEVDFYTGKDVIDREEEEFLAAQAAKREAEGPNRGGWFYKTFVSWLF, from the exons ATGTCGTCTCACGACGTCGAAAAGAAAGACCTGGGCTACGATGTCGCATCGCCCCCAACTAAAGATGTCGGCCTCGGTGAAGATCAGCACATTCGAGGTCTCGAGACGAGCGCTGAGACGTCGCTCCACAGAGGCCTCAAGGCGCGACACATCACTATGATTGCCATTGGTGGTGCTATCGGAACTGGTCTCATTATCGGTACCGGAAAGGCTCTCGCCCAAGCTGGTCCTGGTTCTGTCTTTATCTGTTATACTCTTGTTGGTTTCGTCGTCTTTCTCGTCATGGCTGCTCTTGGTGAGATGGCTGCTTGGTTGCCCATGTCTGCTGGTTTCACTGGTTACGCTTCTCGATTCTGTGATCCTTCTCTCGGTTTTGCTCTTGGCTGGAC ATATTGGTTCAAATACATCATTGTCACGCCTAACCAACTTACCGCTGCCGCCCTCGTCATTCAATATTGGGTTGATCGAGACACAGTCAATCCTGGTGTCTTTATTgccatcttcctcgtcgtcatctgCGTTATCAACTACTTTGGTATCAAATTCTTTGGTGAACTCGAATTCTGGCTTTCCTCCTTCAAggtcatcaccatcatcggtATAATCCTGTTCTCTCTCGTCCTGGCTCTCGGCGGTGGCCCTGACCATGACCGAAAGGGTTTCCGATACTGGAGCAACCCTGG TGCATTCAAGCCTTATATCATGGAAGGCGACGCTGGACGATTCCTCGGATTCTGGTCCTGCATGGTCAACGCAACCTTTGCCTACCTCGGAACCGAACTCGTTGGTGTCACAGTCGCTGAGGCCCAGAACCCTCGCAAGACCATCCCCCACGCCATCAAGCTTACCTTTTACCGAATTCTCTTCTTCTACTGTCTCTCCGTCCTCCTCGTCGGCATGATCGTCCCCTACAACTCTGAGGAACTTGCCTTTGCCACCactgccaaggctggtgctTCTGCCTCGCCCTTTGTCGTTGCTGGTACAATCGCTGGTGTCAAAGTCGTCCCTCACATCATCAACGCCTGTATCTGcatctttgtcttttccGCCTCCAACTCGGATCTGTACATTGCCAGCCGAACCCTCTACGGTCTTGCTTCCGACGGTTCAGCTCCCGCCAtcttcaagaagaccaaCAAGGACGGTGTTCCCATCTACGCCCTTGGCATGTCTGCTTCTTTCTGTCTGCTCGCCTTCATGAACGTCTCGGACGACTCCACAAAGGTCTTTGGCTACTTTGTCAACCTGACCACCATCTTTGGTCTCCTGTCCTGGATCTCCATCCTTACCACTCACATCTTCTGGTGCCGCGCCAAGAAGGCTCAGGGTCTTTCCAACGAAGCTCTTCCCTACGTCGCCCCCTTTGGCATGTGGGGATCCGTTGGTGCTCTTGCCATGTGTATTCTTATTGCCTTGACCAAAAACTACGACGTCTTTGTCCGCGACAAGGAGTCAGGCAAGATCATGGGCGGCGAGAAGTACAAGACCTTTATCACAGGTTACCTGGGTATTCCCGTCTACCTGATCCTCATCTTTGGCCACAAGTTCATCACCAAGTCTCGTGGTATCAAGCCCCATGAGGTCGACTTCTATACCGGCAAGGATGTCATCGACCgtgaggaggaggagttCCTTGCTGCCCAGGCTGCTAAGCGTGAGGCCGAGGGTCCCAACCGTGGTGGATGGTTCTACAAGACCTTTGTTTCATGGCTGTTCTAA
- a CDS encoding hypothetical protein (SECRETED:SignalP(1-21)~MEROPS:MER0001428~TransMembrane:1 (n4-15c21/22o457-480i)), whose protein sequence is MQSLLPILLFLRATLASSCDAQPLVLPIRDVQILADNEDSLMRGIAAQVGTPPQNVVLLPWAELNNTIIYNNQPYCKNDTTYSDESCIVERGGLFNEQDSTSYTEADNLIAAGGATTETIFKGSVYGIKNLPSRSIGAIDKIKLQGAAEIPKFPFGIPTSNWDTSHTTLSALGLGRNSTYLNALRKAEKITSRVWSIFWGIYGDEKPMDGSLVLGGYDEMKVMGDNYTAPLVYDHFDGSRGCWTGMRITVTDIKVNFVDGMNASIFPSGTALHCCIDPAHHLLMEAPMDYIEKFKSIADIDTTHSTTDLHWMALQSSIKKQFKGDLTFYLESGLEIRVPNDQFVFPETEIDKDGSRVYNLTRQNILINNVEDEAPILGRYFLTAAYLMVNQDAGTFTLWKTNTTEESKPVRVFDQETGDKCGDKASGVIQPSASATGSTPGSNDQGNTGNNKLSGSMIAGAVSGSVIGAALVSFGVYYVLYRLKKQTLKDTYYYYPAHEDMQRSNVYEMDSSPMVTKEDRKRIISG, encoded by the exons ATGCAGAGCCTTTTGCCAATTTTGCTCTTCCTAAGAGCCACTCTCGCTTCATCTTGCGATGCACAACCACTGGTTCTACCAATCCGAGACGTTCAAATACTCGCAGACAACGAAGATTCCCTGATGAGAGGGATAGCGGCACAAGTCGGTACTCCGCCGCAGAATGTTGTGCTTCTACCATGGGC TGAGTTGAATAACACCATCATCTACAATAACCAGCCTTACTGCAAGAACGATACAACGTACAGCGATGAGTCTTGCATCGTCGAAAGAGGTGGTTTGTTCAATGAACAGGATTCTACAAGTTACACAGAGGCAGACAACCTCATCGCAGCCGGCGGTGCCACCACCGAGACAATCTTCAAAGGGAGTGTTTATGGCATTAAAAACCTCCCGAGTCGAAGTATTGGAGCTATTGACAAGATCAAACTCCAAGGCGCAGCCGAAATCCCCAAGTTTCCTTTTGGTATACCAACATCCAACTGGGATACTAGCCACACCACACTCAGCGCTCTGGGCCTTGGACGAAACTCAACGTACCTCAACGCTCTACGCAAAGCGGAGAAGATCACTTCAAGGGTTTGGTCTATATTTTGGGGTATTTACGGCGACGAAAAGCCGATGGATGGATCGCTCGTTCTGGGTGGCTATGATGAGATGAAAGTCATGGGAGATAACTATACTGCGCCTTTGGTATACGACCACTTTGACGGGTCTCGGGGCTGTTGGACAGGTATGAGGATTACCGTGACGGACATTAAAGTCAACTTTGTGGATGGAATGAACGCAAGTATCTTTCCTTCAGGAACAGCATTGCATTGCTGTATCGATCCTGCACATCATCTTCTAATGGAAGCACCGATGGATTACATTGAGAAATTCAAGAGTATCGCTGATATCGACACCACCCATTCGACGACTGATCTTCATTGGATGGCTCTTCAGTCCAGTATCAAGAAACA ATTCAAGGGCGATCTTACCTTTTATCTAGAGTCCGGCCTTGAGATTCGCGTTCCAAATGACCAGTTCGTCTTCCCAGAAACTGAAATCGACAAAGATGGATCGAGGGTATACAACCTTACTCGACAGAACATTCTCATCAATAATGTCGAGGACGAAGCTCCGATACTAGGACGGTATTTCCTCACGGCTGCTTATCTCATGGTGAATCAAGATGCAGGTACTTTTACCCTTTGGAAAACCAACACCACCGAGGAGAGTAAACCTGTAAGAGTGTTTGATCAAGAGACGGGGGACAAATGTGGTGACAAAGCGAGCGGTGTAATACAACCCTCTGCTTCTGCAACTGGTTCCACTCCGGGGTCAAATGATCAAGGAAACACTGGAAACAATAAGCTATCCGGCTCCATGATTGCCGGCGCTGTTTCTGGTTCCGTGATTGGAGCGgctcttgtttcttttggcGTTTATTACGTATTGTACCGACTCAAGAAGCAAACCCTTA AggatacttattattattatcctgCACATGAAGATATGCAGAGGTCGAATGTTTATGAGATGGATAGTAGTCCAATGGTTACCAAAGAGGACAGGAAGAGAATTATATCTGGTTAG
- a CDS encoding hypothetical protein (TransMembrane:1 (i352-373o)) — protein MAARISSDLNQDSARQLAVSLWSWQVCQGCVELKRSQCNDQNCPSGRMTQIQRYLQYYEAVVSTYVDATSTPRDINTHLDILTIISILKSHPDATLSELRRIASPNTNTATQALHSNIQANTVALGVKTMLMIDPSALHHSSDRLEKGTFRVHWKEDVPLSKYIQDSFPLGNHNVLSYNTSELFADVKRQLRAVNLKRRLKITIRATSDIRNHLLFDRRNSVLEIYHYTSFLKEQLRVTRDLGDCSSPSSSLKKGVLPRQLVLEILDSLQGTLFPLSDPKSKKLARSLIKNCSFDPDILNFEFSSVRRVGEESVPYIYLADRLADLYNELETPQPRSWLQRSMQRKSGARHVMMATLIGVAIAIILGIVSLAVSSYQTWIAYQAWKHPVEPH, from the exons ATGGCTGCGAGAATAAGCAGCGACTTGAACCAAGACTCGGCACGTCAGCTAGCTGTTTCTCTATGGTCATGGCAAGTCTGTCAAGGCTGCGTCGAGCTAAAGAGATCACAGTGCAATGATCAGAATTGCCCGAGTGGACGAATGACTCAAATCCAACGATACTTGCAGTACTACGAAGCTGTTGTTTCAACATATGTGGATGCAACGTCGACGCCAAGAGATATCAATACCCATTTGGATATCTTGACAATCATTTCAATTCTAAAATCACATCCAGATGCAACCTTGTCAGAGCTTCGCCGAATAGCTTcacccaacaccaacactgCTACTCAGGCTCTCCACAGCAACATCCAGGCTAATACAGTTGCGCTTGGTGTCAAAACTATGCTCATGATCGATCCTTCAGCCCTCCATCATTCATCTGACAGGCTTGAGAAAGGAACTTTCCGAGTGCACTGGAAAGAAGACGTTCCTTTGAGCAAATACATCCAGGACTCTTTTCCACTTGGTAATCACAATGTCCTCAGCTACAATACTAGTGAGTTGTTCGCGGATGTCAAGAGGCAACTTAGAGCTGTCAACCTCAAGAGAAGACTCAAAATTACTATCAGAGCGACATCAGACATACGAAATCATCTGCTGTTTGACAGGAGAAACAGCGTTTTGGAGATTTATCATTATACATCGTTTCTCAAAGAACAGTTGAGGGTGACCAGAGATCTCGGCGACTGTTCCAGCCCATCTTCGTCTCTTAAAAA GGGCGTGCTACCGCGTCAGCTCGTCCTTGAAATCCTAGACTCCCTTCAAGGAACTCTTTTCCCACTATCCGATCCCAAGTCCAAGAAACTTGCACGGTCACTCATCAAAAATTGTTCCTTCGACCCAGATATTCTCAATTTCGAGTTCAGCTCAGTCAGACGTGTCGGGGAAGAGAGTGTGCCTTATATCTATCTGGCCGATCGCCTCGCGGATCTGTACAACGAACTTGAGACCCCGCAGCCTCGCAGTTGGCTTCAACGATCAATGCAGAGAAAGAGTGGCGCAAGACATGTGATGATGGCGACCTTGATAGGGGTGGCCATTGCTATTATCCTGGGAATTGTGTCGCTTGCTGTCAGTTCATACCAGACTTGGATTGCATATCAGGCATGGAAGCATCCTGTTGAGCCTCACTAG